A genomic window from Pantoea alhagi includes:
- a CDS encoding ATP-binding protein, which translates to MIKRTLYFYLVLFIVNFPALAQLPQLELQVHTDIVLPPKEQLKELKTLNYPGRLRVGVPGSPHPPIYNNMEPGKFAGIAADYLAALQKMLDVELQIIFYAKPAEAIQALREQQLDMLAFYNPYLYGEDGIIATPPWLLDRPIIAQNERAPVNFNSAMQPVLAWAEAPGFSQQLQRYFPNARLKHYHDAEMALAAVAFGQADAMWGSAASIEFIRRYGYSGRINLQASRSVPDMNLSFGVSAAQPQLAKAINIALQQIPLAGRLRIATTWGLDSTFVLKTNLLQLNAEDEIWLRQHPVIPVVPNWNIAPLSMVNYDNQPAGIEAELLQLISERTGVKFVYPEPFAARDNNILALRLAELEPEHPDPHLVYSRPYIVTPWVMVQKNNNGPAWTLSASAGKELAIEARSPVRKWLQQQYPGTKMRIVENAQQAFELLAKGDVDAIIQPKIIADYQLNNQYAGHLRISHTLNSKPARFVMATQTENLELMHIIDKALLEISRDTRERIVLHWQNARHVDTYNYWQYYRSTIIKITLGLGLLALLILFWNRHLQRIIHERTRAEQTLKNQLTFTNTLFDESPVVMYVRDRQMRLLHCNKAYVDFLHIPREQLLGTALDMLPTESVIRQRFQEIYQQTFEEGKPLVQDLNMHYEGRDYYALHWALPYRDHADNIVGVIGGWLDITERYELLNALEKAKEEADRANEFKSRFLANTSHDIRTQLHAIIGLLELEMRCSPRPLGPNITAAYEAATTLQNLIGNVLDLSKIESGILEPEPTPTNLVTVVEQLFALFHSKAEARGLTFRKALSVVHPCVLIDATMFNQIVANLLSNALKFTHAGKVEIMLYQQPDAVELANKRGRYILKVSDTGCGISPHELHKIFDPFVQVGDRHNQQAGTGLGLSICRHLAHLLGGEISVESESGTGSEFIFSFCVPLCEERTPVNEIHGQHQGGGVMRILIVEDHAPNRLLLAQQLIYLGHQVIETERASEALAYWEQQRNAIDLIITDCNLPDMDGFIFAQTLRQREAELGLQPVPIVGLTAAAEKTIQQRCIDAGMNCCLFKPANIDTLNSFISTSVYVDAPAVPGNGLLEQLIDVDPDACARLITSAIVSHRQLVIQLQQCHQHAEIITLAHTLKGGARLLNAVRLEKLCQQLEDSESDDVHLDELCQEVINEVQVLEAMLLNRLRSLNRD; encoded by the coding sequence ATGATAAAAAGGACTTTATATTTTTACCTGGTTTTATTTATTGTTAATTTTCCTGCCCTCGCTCAATTGCCGCAATTAGAATTACAGGTACATACCGACATTGTATTGCCGCCGAAAGAACAGCTTAAGGAATTAAAAACGCTTAATTATCCAGGACGGCTGCGCGTTGGCGTACCGGGTTCTCCGCATCCCCCTATTTACAACAATATGGAGCCAGGAAAATTCGCTGGTATCGCTGCTGACTATCTTGCCGCCCTGCAAAAAATGCTGGATGTTGAATTGCAGATCATCTTCTACGCTAAGCCAGCGGAAGCGATCCAGGCGCTCAGAGAACAGCAGCTGGATATGTTGGCTTTTTATAATCCCTATCTCTATGGCGAAGACGGCATTATCGCTACCCCACCATGGCTGCTGGATCGTCCGATTATTGCCCAAAATGAGCGCGCCCCGGTTAACTTTAACAGCGCCATGCAGCCGGTGCTGGCCTGGGCTGAAGCCCCTGGCTTTAGCCAGCAACTGCAACGCTACTTTCCAAACGCGCGCCTGAAGCACTATCACGATGCAGAAATGGCGCTGGCCGCCGTCGCCTTCGGTCAGGCAGATGCTATGTGGGGCAGCGCTGCCAGCATTGAATTCATTCGTCGCTATGGTTACAGCGGTCGAATTAACCTGCAGGCCAGCCGCTCGGTTCCTGATATGAATCTCTCTTTTGGCGTGTCCGCAGCACAGCCGCAACTGGCTAAAGCAATTAATATCGCGTTGCAGCAGATACCCCTGGCGGGCCGCCTGCGCATCGCCACCACCTGGGGGCTGGACTCGACGTTTGTGCTTAAAACCAATCTGTTACAGCTTAATGCAGAGGATGAGATCTGGCTGCGTCAACATCCGGTGATTCCCGTAGTGCCAAACTGGAACATCGCCCCGCTTTCAATGGTGAATTATGATAACCAGCCTGCCGGGATTGAAGCTGAGCTTCTGCAACTGATTAGTGAACGCACCGGCGTTAAGTTCGTTTACCCTGAGCCTTTCGCCGCCAGGGATAATAATATTCTGGCGCTTCGTCTGGCGGAACTGGAGCCGGAACACCCTGATCCTCACCTTGTTTATTCACGCCCGTATATCGTTACGCCATGGGTAATGGTGCAGAAAAACAATAACGGTCCGGCCTGGACCCTTTCGGCGTCGGCAGGCAAGGAGCTGGCGATTGAAGCACGTAGTCCTGTGCGCAAATGGCTACAGCAACAGTATCCCGGAACTAAAATGCGTATCGTAGAGAATGCGCAGCAGGCTTTTGAACTGTTAGCGAAAGGCGACGTTGATGCCATTATTCAACCCAAAATTATCGCCGACTATCAGTTAAATAATCAGTATGCCGGTCATCTGCGGATCAGCCACACCCTGAACAGCAAACCTGCACGTTTCGTTATGGCTACCCAGACTGAAAATCTGGAATTAATGCATATTATTGATAAAGCCCTGCTGGAGATTTCGCGCGACACACGAGAAAGAATCGTGCTGCACTGGCAAAACGCCCGTCACGTCGACACTTATAATTACTGGCAATATTACCGCAGCACCATTATTAAAATTACGCTGGGGCTCGGCCTGCTTGCACTACTGATCCTGTTCTGGAACCGGCATCTGCAGCGCATTATCCACGAGCGCACCCGCGCAGAACAGACCTTAAAAAACCAGTTAACCTTTACCAATACGCTGTTTGATGAGTCGCCGGTAGTGATGTATGTTCGCGACCGGCAGATGCGCCTGCTGCACTGCAACAAGGCCTACGTCGATTTCCTGCATATTCCACGTGAACAGCTGTTGGGTACAGCGCTTGATATGCTGCCGACAGAGTCTGTTATCAGGCAACGGTTTCAGGAAATTTATCAACAGACCTTTGAAGAAGGAAAACCTCTGGTGCAGGATCTCAACATGCATTATGAGGGGCGCGACTATTACGCGTTGCACTGGGCGCTGCCCTACCGCGATCATGCGGATAATATCGTGGGCGTTATTGGCGGCTGGCTGGATATTACCGAGCGCTATGAGTTGCTTAACGCCCTGGAAAAAGCCAAAGAGGAAGCCGACCGCGCCAACGAATTTAAAAGCCGCTTTCTGGCCAATACCAGCCATGATATTCGCACCCAGTTACATGCGATTATTGGCCTGCTGGAGCTGGAAATGCGGTGCTCGCCGCGACCGCTTGGGCCGAATATCACAGCCGCTTATGAAGCTGCCACTACACTGCAAAATCTGATCGGCAATGTACTGGACTTATCGAAAATTGAATCCGGAATTTTAGAGCCTGAACCAACGCCCACCAATCTGGTGACGGTTGTGGAACAGCTGTTTGCTCTGTTCCACAGCAAGGCAGAGGCGCGCGGCCTGACCTTTCGCAAAGCGCTCAGCGTGGTACATCCCTGCGTGCTGATTGATGCCACCATGTTTAATCAAATTGTCGCTAATTTGCTGAGCAACGCGCTGAAATTTACTCATGCGGGTAAGGTAGAAATTATGCTGTATCAGCAGCCGGACGCCGTCGAGCTGGCGAATAAGCGCGGCCGCTATATCCTGAAAGTGAGCGACACCGGCTGCGGTATTAGTCCTCATGAGCTGCATAAAATTTTCGATCCCTTTGTTCAGGTAGGCGATCGACATAATCAACAGGCGGGAACCGGCCTCGGCCTGAGTATCTGCCGCCATCTGGCACATCTGTTGGGTGGAGAAATCAGCGTAGAGAGCGAGTCGGGTACAGGCTCCGAGTTTATTTTTAGCTTTTGTGTGCCGCTATGCGAAGAGCGTACGCCAGTCAACGAGATCCATGGACAGCATCAGGGCGGCGGCGTTATGCGCATTTTGATCGTGGAAGATCACGCCCCGAACCGGCTGCTGCTGGCCCAGCAGCTGATCTATCTGGGCCATCAGGTTATTGAAACAGAGCGGGCCAGCGAGGCGCTGGCTTATTGGGAACAGCAGAGAAACGCCATCGATTTAATTATTACCGACTGCAATCTTCCTGATATGGATGGTTTTATTTTTGCCCAAACTTTGCGCCAGCGTGAAGCAGAACTGGGGCTTCAGCCGGTACCGATCGTTGGCCTGACTGCCGCCGCAGAAAAGACGATCCAGCAACGCTGCATCGATGCCGGTATGAATTGCTGTCTGTTTAAACCAGCGAATATCGATACCCTGAATAGCTTTATCTCTACCTCTGTTTATGTGGACG